Proteins encoded together in one Drosophila albomicans strain 15112-1751.03 chromosome 2R, ASM965048v2, whole genome shotgun sequence window:
- the LOC117576577 gene encoding organic cation transporter-like protein, translated as MGYDEVIVQLGDFGRYQKIIFLLIALTSIPVAFHKLAGVFLLAKPDFRCALPSDPPNASYALAAELKELAYSAQDNCAYYQVDIADNGSYYRNPNQTTPQQCTRYIYDQSKYLNSAYTEFDLVCGRKFLASTSESIFMLGVLLGSIIFGQLSDKYGRKPIFFASLVIQVIFGVVAGIAPEYFTYTIARLIVGATTSGVFLVAYVIAMEMVGPSKRLYAGIFVMMFFSLGYFGMALLATFIHDWRWLQIAFTLPGLIFMAYYWIIPESVRWLLSKGHKERAIKIIQQAARFNRVDITKEALQVLLDEGEKQQPEEKQQQEQDQPEQAASVWDLLRYPNLRRKTLVIFFDWLVCTGVYYGLSWSTNNLGGNVLLNFVISGAVEIPAYCFLLLTLNRWGRRSILCGCMMVAGCGLIISAVVPQDMHWLVVTCAMIGKLAITGSYGTIYLFSSEQFPTVVRNVGMGAASMVSRLTGMLAPYLNDMVVIWPALPMIVYGSLSLAAGFMSLLLPETLNKPTLETIADGERFGKKERLDAAYLETGKAMEVQPLNAPVANGKSNGHKY; from the coding sequence ATGGGCTACGATGAAGTGATTGTGCAGTTGGGTGATTTCGGACGCTACCAGAAGATAATCTTTTTGCTCATCGCCCTCACTTCGATACCCGTTGCCTTCCACAAACTCGCTGGCGTTTTTCTACTCGCCAAGCCCGACTTTCGTTGTGCGCTGCCAAGTGATCCACCCAATGCGAGCTATGCGCTGGCTGCGGAACTCAAGGAGTTGGCTTACTCTGCGCAGGATAATTGCGCATATTATCAGGTGGATATTGCGGATAATGGCAGCTACTACCGAAACCCAAATCAGACGACGCCGCAGCAATGCACTCGCTATATCTACGATCAGTCCAAGTATCTGAACAGCGCTTACACCGAATTCGATTTGGTTTGTGGTCGCAAATTTCTCGCCTCGACTAGTGAATCGATCTTCATGCTGGGCGTCTTACTTGGCAGCATTATCTTTGGCCAACTGAGTGATAAATATGGCAGGAAACCGATCTTCTTTGCCTCGCTGGTGATTCAAGTGATCTTTGGCGTTGTCGCTGGCATTGCTCCAGAATATTTCACCTACACCATTGCCCGCTTAATTGTGGGAGCCACAACATCCGGAGTGTTCCTCGTGGCCTATGTGATTGCCATGGAAATGGTTGGACCGAGCAAACGTCTCTATGCGGGCATCTTTGTGATGATGTTCTTCTCGCTGGGCTATTTCGGGATGGCTTTACTTGCCACCTTCATCCACGATTGGCGTTGGCTGCAGATTGCTTTTACTTTGCCAGGATTGATTTTCATGGCCTACTATTGGATCATACCGGAGTCGGTGCGTTGGCTGCTCTCCAAGGGACACAAGGAGCGTGCCATCAAAATCATTCAGCAGGCGGCGCGATTCAATCGCGTGGACATCACCAAGGAGGCGTTGCAGGTGCTCCTCGATGAAGGAGAAAAGCAGCAGCCGGaggagaagcagcaacaggagcaggaTCAACCGGAGCAAGCTGCATCGGTTTGGGATTTGCTGCGTTATCCGAATCTGCGACGCAAGACGCTTGTCATCTTCTTCGACTGGTTGGTCTGCACCGGAGTCTACTACGGCTTATCCTGGAGCACCAATAATCTGGGAGGCAACGTCCTGCTCAACTTTGTCATCTCGGGTGCCGTAGAAATTCCCGCCTATTGTTTTCTGCTGCTCACTCTGAATCGCTGGGGAAGACGCTCGATTCTTTGTGGTTGCATGATGGTTGCTGGCTGTGGTTTGATCATCTCAGCTGTAGTTCCTCAGGACATGCATTGGCTGGTCGTCACCTGTGCCATGATTGGCAAATTGGCCATCACGGGATCGTATGGTACGATTTATCTCTTCTCCAGCGAACAGTTCCCCACTGTGGTGAGGAATGTGGGCATGGGAGCTGCTTCGATGGTGTCGCGTCTCACGGGGATGTTGGCTCCCTATTTGAATGACATGGTTGTCATTTGGCCAGCGTTGCCCATGATTGTCTATGGCTCGCTCTCGTTGGCCGCTGGTTTCATGTCGCTCCTGTTGCCTGAGACACTTAACAAACCAACTTTAGAGACAATTGCCGATGGCGAACGTTTTGGCAAGAAGGAACGCTTGGATGCGGCTTACTTGGAGACGGGCAAGGCGATGGAGGTGCAGCCATTGAATGCTCCAGTGGCCAATGGCAAGAGCAATGGCCACAAATACTAG
- the LOC117576578 gene encoding organic cation transporter protein-like yields the protein MGYDDVITHLGEFGRYQKRIYLLLCLPAIVCAFHKLAGVFLLARPNYRCLLPFEDAATARYESLPPQQWSLAYPNDSVTGKSDTCAYYNVDYTEEYLSGNVFNAANGTLQCSSYVYDQSKYLNSAVTEWNMVCKRSLLSATSDSLFMVGVLLGSFIFGQMSDKLGRKPTFFASLVIQLIFGVIAAVAPDYFSYTISRLIVGATTSGVFLVAYVIAMEMVGASYRLFAGVAVQMFFSVGFMLTAGFAYFIHDWRWLQIALTLPGLLFMCYYWLIPESARWLLSKGRNDEAFVIIEHAAKANKVGIPSEIYAQLIEEAAEKKQKDELAAAEPSASVFDLLRYPNLRKKTLLIFFDWFVNSGVYYGLSWNTNNLGGNQLVNFVISGAVEIPAYSLLLVTLNRWGRRSILCGCMLIAGVSLLLTIIVPKDMNWLLIACAMLGKLAITSSYGTVYIFTAEQFPTVVRNVGLGASSMVARFGGILAPYLNLLGEIWRPLPLVICGALSLTAGLLSLLLPETLNKPMPETIADGENFGKKRRPSGDEELKVMINGKPTS from the coding sequence ATGGGCTACGACGACGTCATCACGCACCTGGGTGAATTTGGACGCTATCAGAAACGCATCTATCTCCTCCTCTGTCTTCCCGCCATCGTCTGTGCCTTTCACAAACTCGCTGGCGTCTTTCTGCTCGCTCGTCCCAACTATCGCTGTCTGCTGCCCTTCGAGGATGCCGCGACTGCACGCTACGAATCGCTTCCACCTCAACAATGGTCGCTGGCCTATCCCAATGATAGTGTCACCGGCAAGTCGGATACTTGTGCTTACTACAACGTGGATTACACCGAAGAGTATTTGAGTGGGAACGTTTTTAATGCTGCCAATGGCACGCTTCAGTGCAGCAGCTATGTCTACGATCAGTCAAAGTATCTGAACAGCGCTGTGACCGAGTGGAATATGGTCTGCAAGCGTAGCTTACTCAGTGCCACTAGCGACTCGCTCTTCATGGTTGGCGTGCTGTTGGGCAGCTTTATCTTTGGCCAAATGTCCGATAAACTCGGTCGCAAACCAACCTTCTTTGCCTCGCTCGTCATACAGCTGATCTTTGGCGTCATCGCCGCTGTGGCTCCCGATTACTTTAGCTACACTATCTCAAGATTAATTGTGGGTGCCACCACTTCTGGAGTCTTTCTCGTTGCCTATGTCATTGCCATGGAAATGGTGGGTGCTTCGTATCGTCTCTTTGCTGGCGTCGCTGTGCAAATGTTCTTCTCCGTTGGTTTCATGTTGACGGCGGGCTTTGCTTACTTCATCCACGATTGGCGCTGGCTGCAGATTGCTTTAACGCTTCCtggtttgttgtttatgtgcTACTATTGGTTGATACCGGAGTCGGCACGTTGGCTGCTCTCCAAGGGTCGCAACGATGAAGCGTTTGTCATCATCGAACACGCTGCCAAGGCGAATAAGGTGGGAATACCCAGCGAGATTTATGCACAGCTTATTGAGGAAGCAGCtgagaagaagcagaaggaTGAACTTGCTGCCGCTGAGCCTTCGGCTTCGGTGTTTGATCTGCTGCGTTATCCCAATCTACGAAAGAAAACTTTGCTTATTTTCTTTGACTGGTTTGTGAACAGCGGAGTCTATTATGGTTTATCCTGGAATACAAACAATCTAGGTGGCAATCAACTGGTAAACTTTGTCATCTCGGGTGCCGTGGAGATACCCGCTTATAGCTTGCTCTTGGTCACTCTCAATCGCTGGGGCAGACGTTCGATTCTGTGTGGTTGCATGTTGATTGCTGGCGTCAGTTTGCTGCTGACCATCATTGTGCCCAAGGACATGAATTGGCTGCTCATTGCGTGCGCTATGCTCGGTAAATTGGCCATCACTTCATCGTATGGCACCGTGTATATTTTCACAGCCGAACAATTTCCCACTGTGGTGCGTAATGTGGGTCTGGGTGCCTCGTCGATGGTGGCACGTTTCGGTGGCATTCTTGCACCGTATCTCAATCTGCTGGGTGAGATCTGGCGACCGTTGCCGTTGGTCATTTGTGGTGCTCTATCGTTGACGGCTGgcttgttgtcgctgctgttacCGGAGACGCTGAACAAACCGATGCCGGAGACAATTGCGGATGGGGAGAATTTCGGCAAGAAGCGCAGACCATCAGGCGACGAGGAGCTAAAGGTCATGATCAATGGCAAGCCGACGAGTTAA